A genomic segment from Gemmatimonas aurantiaca encodes:
- the argB gene encoding acetylglutamate kinase, translating to MLVVKLGGRTQNDPALPAALAALWQQSGRRLVVVHGGGDQISALQRLRGEEPVFIGGRRVTTDTALELVRMVLSGLANKQMVSALVAAGAPAVGISGEDAGLLRATPIDAATFGHSGTPARVDPAVVRALLDAGYLPVISPVAARDDVAVAGAYNVNGDDAAAAIAAALGADELFLMADVPGVLDAAKTLVPRLTLDETQALVASGVAGGGMAAKLDACAAALAGGVSRVRIGDLAALTVPSAGTAIVARADATDAVSSR from the coding sequence ATGCTCGTCGTCAAACTCGGTGGTCGCACCCAGAACGATCCCGCACTTCCCGCCGCACTCGCGGCGCTCTGGCAACAATCGGGGCGCCGGTTGGTGGTCGTGCATGGCGGCGGCGATCAGATCAGCGCGTTGCAGCGTCTGCGCGGCGAGGAGCCGGTGTTCATCGGTGGACGCCGGGTGACCACGGACACCGCGCTCGAACTCGTGCGCATGGTGCTGTCGGGGCTGGCCAACAAGCAGATGGTGTCGGCGCTGGTGGCGGCGGGCGCACCGGCGGTGGGCATCAGCGGTGAGGATGCAGGTTTGCTGCGCGCCACGCCCATCGATGCCGCCACGTTCGGTCATTCGGGCACGCCGGCCCGTGTCGATCCCGCCGTGGTGCGGGCGTTGCTCGATGCCGGTTACCTGCCCGTGATCTCCCCGGTGGCGGCCCGTGACGACGTCGCGGTGGCTGGTGCGTACAACGTGAATGGTGACGACGCGGCCGCGGCGATCGCGGCCGCCCTGGGCGCGGACGAACTGTTTCTCATGGCCGATGTGCCCGGTGTGCTCGATGCCGCGAAAACACTCGTGCCGCGGCTCACGCTCGACGAAACGCAGGCCCTCGTGGCCAGTGGTGTTGCCGGTGGCGGCATGGCCGCCAAGCTCGACGCCTGCGCCGCGGCGCTGGCGGGTGGTGTGTCCCGGGTGCGGATCGGGGATCTCGCCGCACTCACCGTTCCCAGTGCGGGAACCGCGATCGTTGCGCGCGCCGACGCAACGGATGCCGTCTCTTCCAGGTAG
- the argC gene encoding N-acetyl-gamma-glutamyl-phosphate reductase: MPDLSSSPTYRVGVLGASGYSGRELCALVIGHPQLTLAFATANTQRGTTLRVRAGGVVHDVPLIAPEEADLAAVDLVFAALPHGASAEWVGRVIAAGARVVDLSSDLRPGHGGTTHALPDGVPADAPYGMPELFRAPLHGARTVANPGCYATSVLVALAPLAKAGLIASGGTVSIAAASGVSGAGASPKLEYLFAEVTENYRAYGVGNAHRHLFEMRDTLTKLGADCDLLFTPHLLPVDRGILSTITVPLTRTLTDPLEPFRAMYADEPFVELTNGLPALADVQHRNVVRIGAVTPTGMRHPTLLVFSAIDNLVKGAAGQAVQNANLMLGLPETAGLQR; encoded by the coding sequence GTGCCCGACTTGTCTTCGTCACCGACTTACCGCGTGGGGGTGCTGGGCGCCTCCGGCTACTCCGGTCGTGAGCTGTGTGCGCTCGTGATCGGACATCCGCAGCTCACGCTCGCCTTCGCCACGGCCAATACGCAGCGCGGCACCACGCTGCGCGTGCGGGCGGGTGGCGTGGTGCACGACGTGCCGCTCATCGCGCCCGAGGAGGCCGATCTGGCGGCTGTGGATCTCGTATTCGCGGCGCTGCCGCATGGCGCGTCGGCCGAATGGGTGGGCCGTGTGATCGCCGCCGGCGCGCGCGTGGTGGATCTCTCCAGCGATCTGCGTCCGGGGCATGGCGGCACCACACATGCGCTGCCCGATGGTGTGCCCGCGGACGCGCCCTATGGCATGCCGGAGCTGTTCCGCGCGCCGTTGCATGGCGCGCGCACGGTGGCCAATCCCGGGTGTTATGCGACGAGTGTGCTGGTGGCGCTGGCGCCGCTGGCCAAGGCCGGACTGATCGCGTCCGGTGGGACGGTGAGCATCGCGGCGGCGAGTGGTGTGAGTGGGGCCGGGGCATCGCCCAAGCTCGAGTACCTGTTTGCCGAAGTCACCGAGAACTATCGCGCGTATGGTGTGGGCAATGCCCATCGTCATCTGTTCGAGATGCGCGACACGCTCACCAAACTCGGCGCCGACTGCGATCTGCTGTTCACGCCGCACCTGCTGCCGGTGGATCGGGGCATTCTCTCCACGATCACCGTGCCGCTGACGCGCACGCTCACCGATCCGCTCGAACCATTCCGCGCCATGTACGCCGACGAGCCATTCGTGGAACTCACGAACGGATTGCCGGCACTGGCCGACGTGCAGCATCGCAATGTGGTGCGCATCGGCGCGGTCACGCCCACCGGCATGCGCCACCCCACGCTGCTGGTGTTCAGCGCGATCGACAATCTGGTGAAGGGCGCCGCGGGCCAGGCGGTGCAGAACGCGAATCTCATGCTGGGGTTGCCGGAGACGGCGGGGTTGCAGCGGTAA
- the argR gene encoding arginine repressor, which translates to MSDKRDRQQAIREIVTAHAVASQEELRLQLTRRGWDVTQSTLSRDLRELRLARIPDGQGRARYTFPEHTNGDQALARLERMLPELLVGVEGVQVLVVARTMKSGAQPVAEALDQLEWPDVAGTIAGDDTVLIICRSADGRERVLRKLRTYIDR; encoded by the coding sequence GTGTCCGACAAGCGCGACCGACAGCAGGCCATACGTGAGATCGTCACCGCACACGCGGTGGCCAGTCAGGAGGAGTTGCGCCTGCAACTGACCCGGCGCGGATGGGACGTCACACAGTCCACGCTCTCCCGCGATCTGCGGGAGTTGCGGCTGGCCCGCATTCCCGATGGCCAGGGACGCGCCCGATACACCTTCCCGGAACACACCAACGGGGATCAGGCGCTGGCCCGTCTCGAACGCATGCTGCCCGAACTCCTCGTGGGCGTGGAGGGCGTTCAGGTGCTGGTGGTGGCCCGCACCATGAAATCCGGGGCCCAGCCGGTGGCCGAGGCCCTCGATCAGCTCGAATGGCCGGACGTGGCCGGCACGATCGCCGGCGACGACACCGTCCTCATCATCTGCCGCAGCGCCGACGGACGGGAGCGCGTGCTCCGCAAGCTCCGCACCTACATCGACCGCTGA
- the argH gene encoding argininosuccinate lyase gives MTASHASSESGGTANGTANGTASGAQAGSHDGTHKLWGGRFAGGPSPLLDAINRSIGTDFRLWPHDVRLSKAWAAGLGQAGVLTPEESLALQHGLDRVAQRLADGAQPIATDEDIHTMIDRLLHEEAGTVASKLHTGRSRNDQVATASRLWTMDACRRLDAAIRELQQALLTQAESLTDTILPAYTHLQRAQPVSGTHWLLSHFWPLDRDRTRLANAERGAAILPLGSGAIAGSAFPVPRTLLKESLGFVAISPNSIDATGDRDFIAETLFACTMTALHCSRIAEDLIIYGSSEFGFVKFGDGFSTGSSMMPQKRNPDVFELARGSGARVLGDLVSLLGTIKGLPSGYSKDLQDDKRALFNAVDLLFLVLPAMAGAVSELRFDRTRMRAAVSSAMMATDLADYLVKRGATFREAHGAVGSLVRQAEEANIEMTDLPTEAFARAHALFGADAREALGAEASLAARDIDGGTGPNAVARQVEQARASLAIPA, from the coding sequence ATGACTGCTTCTCACGCTTCGTCCGAATCCGGCGGCACCGCCAACGGCACCGCCAACGGCACCGCCAGCGGCGCTCAGGCGGGCTCCCACGACGGCACCCACAAGCTCTGGGGCGGCCGGTTCGCCGGCGGCCCTTCGCCGCTGCTCGATGCCATCAACCGCTCCATCGGCACCGACTTCCGTCTCTGGCCGCACGATGTGCGTCTCTCCAAAGCCTGGGCCGCGGGACTCGGCCAGGCCGGGGTGCTCACACCGGAGGAGAGCCTCGCGCTGCAGCACGGTCTCGATCGGGTGGCACAGCGCCTCGCCGATGGCGCGCAACCCATCGCGACGGACGAAGACATCCACACGATGATCGATCGGTTGTTGCACGAGGAGGCCGGCACGGTGGCCTCCAAGCTGCACACGGGTCGTTCACGCAACGATCAGGTGGCCACGGCCTCGCGTCTCTGGACGATGGACGCCTGTCGCCGTCTCGATGCGGCCATCCGTGAGCTGCAGCAGGCGTTGCTCACGCAGGCCGAATCGCTCACCGACACGATCCTGCCCGCCTACACACATCTCCAGCGCGCCCAGCCGGTGAGTGGCACACATTGGCTGCTCTCGCATTTCTGGCCGCTCGATCGTGACCGCACACGTCTGGCGAATGCCGAACGGGGGGCGGCCATCCTGCCGCTCGGCTCCGGCGCCATTGCCGGCTCGGCGTTCCCCGTGCCGCGCACGTTGCTCAAGGAATCCCTGGGCTTCGTCGCCATCTCGCCCAACTCCATCGACGCCACGGGCGATCGCGATTTCATCGCCGAAACGCTCTTCGCCTGCACGATGACGGCGCTGCACTGCTCGCGCATCGCCGAGGACCTGATCATCTACGGCTCGAGCGAATTCGGGTTCGTGAAGTTCGGCGACGGCTTCTCCACCGGCAGCAGCATGATGCCGCAGAAGCGCAATCCCGATGTCTTCGAACTGGCCCGTGGATCGGGCGCGCGGGTCCTTGGCGATCTCGTCTCGTTGCTGGGCACCATCAAGGGACTGCCCAGCGGTTACAGCAAGGATCTGCAGGACGACAAACGGGCGCTGTTCAACGCAGTCGACCTGCTGTTCCTCGTGCTGCCGGCCATGGCCGGTGCGGTGAGTGAATTGCGATTCGACCGCACGCGCATGCGCGCCGCCGTTTCGAGCGCGATGATGGCCACCGATCTGGCCGACTATCTCGTGAAGCGCGGCGCCACGTTCCGCGAAGCCCACGGCGCCGTCGGTTCGCTCGTGCGTCAGGCCGAGGAAGCCAACATCGAGATGACCGACCTGCCGACGGAAGCCTTTGCCCGGGCGCATGCGCTCTTCGGCGCCGATGCGCGCGAAGCGTTGGGCGCCGAAGCGTCGCTGGCCGCCCGTGACATCGACGGAGGAACGGGTCCGAACGCGGTGGCGCGCCAGGTCGAACAGGCGCGGGCCAGTCTGGCGATACCGGCATGA
- a CDS encoding HAD family phosphatase, producing the protein MSGGIGVAEGVPLVARLEGVVFDCDGVLVDSERITNRVWAELLTELGMPTTTEQSLATYLGNSMARCLEIVGERFGRPAPDELLPRFQATVATALVHEVTAVPGIVPLLDRLDAARIPYAVASNGEQTKMQTTLGATGLAARFVDRRFSSLEVGRPKPAPDVYLHAARAIGAAPARTVAVEDSPLGVQAAVAAGMVVIGYAELVDPKRLRAAGAAATVEHLDEVASLLGIPSMVSGS; encoded by the coding sequence ATGAGCGGTGGGATCGGTGTGGCGGAAGGCGTACCACTCGTCGCGCGGTTGGAGGGTGTGGTCTTCGACTGCGACGGTGTGTTGGTCGACAGTGAACGCATTACCAACCGCGTCTGGGCCGAACTGCTGACCGAGCTGGGAATGCCCACCACCACCGAACAATCACTGGCCACGTATCTGGGCAACTCGATGGCCCGATGCCTCGAGATTGTCGGCGAACGGTTCGGCAGACCCGCCCCCGACGAATTGCTTCCGCGTTTCCAGGCCACCGTGGCGACGGCACTGGTCCATGAGGTGACAGCCGTGCCGGGAATCGTTCCGTTGCTCGACCGACTCGACGCAGCACGAATTCCGTACGCGGTGGCCTCGAATGGCGAACAGACCAAGATGCAGACCACGCTGGGAGCCACCGGTCTCGCGGCGCGTTTTGTCGACCGGCGATTCTCCAGCCTGGAGGTGGGTCGACCCAAGCCGGCACCCGACGTGTATCTGCACGCCGCTCGTGCCATCGGTGCGGCGCCGGCACGTACGGTCGCCGTGGAAGACAGTCCCCTGGGTGTGCAGGCCGCTGTCGCTGCTGGCATGGTGGTGATCGGATACGCCGAACTGGTCGACCCGAAGCGGCTGCGGGCCGCGGGCGCAGCGGCGACGGTGGAACATCTCGACGAGGTCGCATCACTGCTCGGCATCCCGTCGATGGTCTCCGGAAGCTAG
- a CDS encoding DUF3332 family protein, with protein MRRLNPRNFVLAGLMGVTLVSNTACFASFPLTRKLYNYNKGLGGKWVQEIFFLATGVILPVYGVAGLLDMVIFNSMEFWTGKPALQSASAPETKVKVVAKGDVKLTQTMTRSAEGRTMILEEEVKGQFHSRTVLSQAADASVVTANITYADGRTETRTLTVDEAGKFTVAGTKQLPRTLTADEVDALTSRLSALSLTAY; from the coding sequence ATGCGTCGCCTGAATCCCCGCAATTTCGTACTCGCCGGCCTGATGGGTGTCACGCTGGTATCGAACACCGCCTGCTTCGCCAGTTTCCCGCTCACCCGCAAGCTGTACAACTACAACAAAGGCCTCGGCGGCAAGTGGGTGCAGGAGATCTTCTTCCTCGCGACGGGCGTGATCCTGCCGGTCTACGGCGTGGCCGGTCTGCTGGACATGGTGATCTTCAACTCCATGGAGTTCTGGACCGGCAAGCCCGCATTGCAGTCGGCTTCGGCCCCTGAGACCAAGGTCAAAGTGGTGGCCAAGGGCGATGTGAAGCTCACGCAGACGATGACGCGCTCGGCGGAAGGCCGGACGATGATCCTCGAAGAGGAAGTGAAGGGGCAGTTCCACAGCCGCACCGTGCTGTCACAGGCGGCGGATGCCTCGGTGGTGACGGCCAACATCACGTATGCGGATGGTCGCACCGAAACGCGTACGCTGACGGTGGACGAAGCGGGCAAGTTCACGGTGGCAGGCACGAAGCAGCTGCCGCGCACGCTGACGGCGGATGAAGTGGACGCACTCACCTCGCGCCTGAGCGCCCTCAGCCTCACCGCGTACTGA
- a CDS encoding outer membrane beta-barrel protein, with protein MTARFTRLAVAAALVAALPLAASAQSKTFTKGDRVASINFLTGGDYNGSGVGAQAEWGLLPIGKATLGIGAFVGYVKDSQTYGSFKGSNKVMPIMAVGNIHFPIESQPKLDLYAGASVGFVHWSWDTNIPSSFGYDASSTDSGFGIQGGARYWLGSKLGVNGQIGFGDIPLLHAGISFKF; from the coding sequence ATGACCGCTCGTTTTACCCGCCTCGCCGTTGCCGCCGCCCTGGTGGCCGCGCTGCCGCTCGCGGCTTCGGCCCAGTCCAAGACGTTCACGAAGGGAGATCGTGTTGCCTCGATCAACTTTCTGACTGGTGGTGACTACAACGGATCCGGCGTGGGTGCCCAGGCGGAGTGGGGTCTGCTCCCCATTGGCAAGGCGACACTGGGTATCGGTGCGTTCGTCGGCTATGTGAAGGACAGCCAGACCTACGGCAGCTTCAAGGGCTCGAACAAAGTCATGCCGATCATGGCGGTGGGCAACATTCACTTCCCGATCGAATCGCAGCCGAAGCTCGACCTGTACGCGGGCGCCAGCGTTGGTTTCGTTCACTGGTCGTGGGATACCAACATCCCGTCTTCTTTCGGCTACGATGCGAGCAGCACCGATTCCGGCTTCGGCATCCAGGGCGGCGCCCGCTACTGGCTCGGCTCCAAGCTTGGCGTCAATGGTCAGATCGGCTTCGGCGACATCCCGCTCCTCCACGCCGGCATCTCGTTCAAGTTCTGA
- a CDS encoding outer membrane beta-barrel protein: MKRALRAFGLAAALTAPAALAAQTSSDKPVSFGVSGGLSLPMGDLGDGADAGYTVAGHVFLKPASMKSLGFRADVSFDKWGSKVSDDLKLQSLGFVANALYDVPTSSMVRPYLLGGVGMYNTKFEYNLGSTTGTSDGTTDVGIQVGGGLRFQLSGFSTFLEAKYVNVFRDPSSMNFLPITFGIRF; encoded by the coding sequence ATGAAGCGTGCACTGCGTGCGTTCGGACTGGCGGCGGCTCTGACCGCGCCTGCGGCCCTGGCGGCCCAGACCAGCTCCGACAAGCCGGTGTCGTTTGGCGTCAGCGGCGGTCTTTCGTTGCCCATGGGTGACCTCGGTGACGGGGCGGATGCCGGATATACCGTGGCGGGCCACGTTTTCCTGAAGCCGGCGTCCATGAAGTCCCTGGGCTTCCGCGCCGATGTGAGCTTCGACAAGTGGGGGTCGAAGGTCAGTGACGACCTCAAGCTGCAGAGCCTGGGCTTCGTGGCCAACGCACTCTACGACGTGCCGACGTCGAGCATGGTGAGGCCGTATCTGCTCGGCGGTGTGGGCATGTACAACACCAAGTTCGAGTACAATCTGGGCAGCACGACCGGAACGTCCGATGGCACCACCGACGTGGGCATCCAGGTGGGCGGCGGCCTGCGCTTCCAGCTCTCCGGTTTCTCCACGTTCCTGGAGGCGAAGTACGTGAACGTTTTCCGTGACCCGAGCAGCATGAACTTCCTGCCGATCACCTTCGGCATCCGGTTCTGA